One genomic region from Sander lucioperca isolate FBNREF2018 chromosome 3, SLUC_FBN_1.2, whole genome shotgun sequence encodes:
- the LOC116067658 gene encoding 60S acidic ribosomal protein P2-like, which produces MRYVAAYLLAALGGNGNPEAKDIKKILESVGIEADDTRLGKVITELAGKNVEEVIVTGYGKLASVPAGGAVAVASSAATGSGGAAAPAAEEKKEEKKEESEESDDDMGFGLFD; this is translated from the exons ATGCGTTACGTAGCTGCTTACCTGCTCGCTGCCCTGGGTGGCAATGGCAACCCTGAGGCCAAGGACATCAAGAAGATCCTGGAAAGTGTTGGCATTGAGGCCGATGACACACGCCTGGGCAAG GTCATTACTGAGCTCGCAGGCAAGAATGTGGAGGAGGTGATTGTCACAG GTTATGGTAAACTGGCCAGCGTGCCAGCTGGGGGTGCTGTAGCCGTTGCCAGCTCTGCAGCCACTGGCTCAGGCGGAGCCGCTGCCCCTGCAG CTGAGgagaagaaggaagagaagaaagaggagTCTGAGGAGTCCGATGACGACATGGGATTCGGCCTGTTCGACTAA